ACGGAGCTTTTCGATAATCTCGCGCCTAATTACGACCGCTTCAACCGTTGGGTGAGTTTTTTTCGGGATGAAACCTGGCGGCGCAAAACAATTGAACTGCTGGATGACTGCAAAAGGGGCAGTGTTTTGGATTTAGCTGCCGGTACCGGCGATTTGGCCCGTTCGGCACTGAAAGCAGGTGCTCAGCAGGTGCATGTTTTTGACATTGCCTTTAATATGCTGATTCAGGCAAAAGCCAAATTAAGGGATGAAAACAGTCAGCTCTCAAAAATTAATTTTGAGCTGGGTTCAGCGGCTCGTCTTCCCTTTAAAGACAACTCATTTGACGGCATCGTCAGCGGTTTTGCCATGCGCAATGTCTTTCATTTTCTCGACGAGGTTTTAAGCGAAATGCACCGAATCTTAAAACCCGGCGCCCGTTTCGCAATACTGGAACTGAGTCAGCCGCAAAATTCGATCTTAAGAGCAGGATTCAGAGTGCACATGAAAACCATTATGCCGTTGATTGGCAAATTAACCGCCGGCAAATCAACGCCGTTCCAATATT
This window of the candidate division KSB1 bacterium genome carries:
- a CDS encoding ubiquinone/menaquinone biosynthesis methyltransferase, with product MQPKFANLKESDVDIKQRQKYVTELFDNLAPNYDRFNRWVSFFRDETWRRKTIELLDDCKRGSVLDLAAGTGDLARSALKAGAQQVHVFDIAFNMLIQAKAKLRDENSQLSKINFELGSAARLPFKDNSFDGIVSGFAMRNVFHFLDEVLSEMHRILKPGARFAILELSQPQNSILRAGFRVHMKTIMPLIGKLTAGKSTPFQYLCETTLTFLSPEEFKQRLENAGFAGVSWKNFLFGGIAIHFGQKPIESKSEGKIVE